One window of the Colletotrichum destructivum chromosome 6, complete sequence genome contains the following:
- a CDS encoding Putative amino acid/polyamine transporter I — MSSPLKHDHHVGEDRHVARDDISTEEVGVVKQQETYAYDESRKIGVTGAVFLILNKMIGTGIFSTPSGIFQSTGSVGVALMLWVIGGILTFCGLSVFLEFGLAIPRSGGEKNYLERAYKHPKYLATCVLAAQMILLGFSSGNSLAFGRYVLFASGSTSPDGWAARGIGIAGATFAVGIHAVTPKWGIRLFNVLGVFKVIVLLFIVFSGFAALAGRRLVPDPHNFDNAFRIEEGEGYGNGGVYGYATALLRIIYSYKGWENANYVVGELKNPRKTLAVAAPIAIGGVTILYVLANVAYFAAIPKTELATSEVIVAGVFFRNVFGNSAGARALPAFVAISNLGNVLAVSFAHARLNQELAKEGLLPFSRFWASNKPFNAPAASLFLHWIVTVIVLVGPPPGPAYNFITDLYVYPGAWINAFVGIGLLYLQWNKKENWTSPWHTYFPITVLYVLVNVFLALVPFIPPTGSWTADGYPYYVFPIVGVGVLILGGIYWTFWTKIFPAIGGYKIVAERTYDEQGNEVIRYRKINTKHGHSGPID, encoded by the exons ATGAGTTCCCCGCTCAAACACGACCATCATGTTGGGGAGGACAGGCATGTCGCGCGGGACGACATCTCGACGgaggaggtcggcgtcgtcaagcAGCAGGAGACATACGCCTATGACGAGTCGCGCAAGATTGGTGTCAcgggcgccgtcttcctgaTTCTCAACAAGATGATCGGTACCGGAA TCTTCTCCACGCCCTCCGGCATCTTCCAGTCCACCGGCTCCGTGGGCGTCGCGCTCATGCTGTgggtcatcggcggcatcctcacCTTCTGCGGTCTcagcgtcttcctcgagttCGGCCTCGCGATCCCCCGgtccggcggcgagaagaacTACCTCGAGCGCGCCTACAAGCACCCCAAGTACCTCGCCACCTGCGTCCTGGCCGCGCAGATgatcctcctcggcttctcgTCCGGCAACTCGCTCGCCTTCGGCCGCTACGTCCTCTTCGCGTCCGGCTCCACCTCCCCGGACGGCTGGGCCGCccgcggcatcggcatcgccggcgccaccttcgccgtcggcatccaCGCCGTCACCCCCAAGTGGGGCATCCGCCTGTTCAACGTGCTCGGCGTCTTCAAGGTCATCGTCCtgctcttcatcgtcttctccggcttcgccgccctcgccggtcGCCGTCTCGTCCCGGACCCCCACAACTTCGACAACGCGTTCCgcatcgaggagggcgaggggtacggcaacggcggcgtctACGGCTACGCCACCGCCCTGCTCCGCATCATCTACAGTTACAAGGGGTGGGAGAATGCCAActacgtcgtcggcgagctcaAGAACCCGCGCAAGACGTTGGCCGTTGCTGCTCCTATCGCTATTGGCGGCGTCACCATTCTCTACGTTCTCGCCAACG TCGCCtacttcgccgccatccccaAGACCGAGCTCGCCACCTCCgaggtcatcgtcgccggcgtcttcttccgcaacgTCTTCGGCAACAGTGCCGGCGCCAGAGCCCTGCCGgccttcgtcgccatcaGCAACTTGGGCAACGTGCTCGCCGTCAGTTTCGCCCACGCTCGTCTGAATCAggagctggccaaggagggtCTGCTGCCCTTCAGCCGATTCTGGGCCTCCAACAAGCCTTTCAACGCCCCTGCGGCTTCG CTTTTCCTTCACTGGATTGtgaccgtcatcgtcctggTTGGACcgccgcccggcccggcTTACAACTTCATCACTGATCTCTACGTGTACCCCGGTGCCTGGATCAACGCTTTCGTCGGAAT CGGTCTTCTCTATCTCCAATGgaacaagaaggagaacTGGACCTCGCCTTGGCACACTTACTTCCCCATCACGGTCCTCTACGTTCTTGTCAACGTCTTCCTGGCCCTCGTCCCTTTTATCCCTCCCACCGGCTCTTGGACTGCCGACGGCTACCCGTACTACGTCTTCCCCATCGTTGGTGTCGGTGTGCTTATCTTGGGCGGCATCTACTGGACATTCTGGACAAAGATCTTCCCTGCCATCGGCGGGTACAAGATCGTGGCCGAGAGAACGTACGATGAGCAGGGCAACGAGGTTATCCGGTACCGCAAGATCAACACCAAGCACGGTCACTCGGGACCCATCGACTGA
- a CDS encoding Putative FAD-binding domain, PCMH-type, FAD-binding, type PCMH, subdomain 2, translated as MRSLAVVLGAAAALASLSKAACTNAMSNVCCDALEAAGLKVLRPSTEAYETRDTSYFSVSAQLSPYCIVQPTSAEEVALAVVTLKKTACNWAVRGGGHMTWAGASNIDKGVTLDLGLIKQVEYSPETKIASIGAGALWRDVYSALEPFGVTAPGGRTSTVGVAGFLLGGGNNFFSSEVGLGCDNVVNFQVVLASGDIVDANRETHADLHRALKGGSGNFGVVTRVDMQTVDTVELWGGQVVYPLNTTEQHIAAYVKWVDNIPKYTKGSAVTFWAYSPGAGTVVSAALHDTSNAEWAPAYDDFRAIGPKTADTLRHDSHLNMTVELEEPTGYRQIWITLTGKNDARFIRRAVEAQARFIEGWKATQDADFLNYITFQAMPTLLFRHSVDKGGNALGMDREGGDAILFQMQHMVRSAEAEREARTQLVAMRRELKDYYVAEGIDVEWEYLGYADGAQDPLSTYGPENIQLLRDVAAKYDPEQVFQKRVPGGFKISNVD; from the exons ATGAGGTCTCTGGCTGTGGTCCTCGGCGCGGCAGCTGCTCTCGCCTCTCTATCTAAAGCCGCCTGCACCAACGCCATGTCCAACGTTTGC TGTGACGCCCTTGAGGCGGCCGGTCTCAAGGTCCTTCGCCCGAGCACCGAGGCCTACGAGACTCGGGACACGTCGTACTTCTCCGTGTCGGCGCAGCTGAGCCCGTACTGCATCGTGCAGCCTACCTCTGCCGAGGAGGTTGCCCTGGCTGTCGTCaccttgaagaagacggctTGCAACTGGGCTGTCCGTGGCGGTGGCCACATGACCTGGGCGGGTGCCTCGAACA TTGATAAGGGCGTCACCCTCGACCTGGGTCTGATCAAGCAGGTCGAGTACTCGCCCGAGACAAAGATCGCCAgcatcggcgccggagcGCTCTGGCGCGACGTCTACTCGGCGCTCGAGCCGTTCGGCGTGACGGCACCCGGCGGCCGCACCTCgaccgtcggcgtcgccggcttcctcctcggcggcggcaacaacTTCTTCAGCTCCGAGGTCGGCCTCGGATGCGACAACGTCGTCAACTTCCAGGTCGTCCTGGCCAgcggcgacatcgtcgacgccaacaGGGAGACGCACGCCGACCTGCACCGCGCGCTCAAGGGCGGCTCGGGCAACTTTGGCGTCGTCACGCGCGTCGACATGCAGAccgtcgacaccgtcgagcTCTGGGGCGGCCAGGTCGTCTACCCGCTCAACACCACGGAGCAGCACATCGCCGCCTACGTCAAGTGGGTGGACAACATCCCCAAGTACACAAAGGGCTCGGCCGTCACCTTCTGGGCGTACTCGCCCGGCGCGGGCaccgtcgtctcggccgccctCCACGACACCTCCAACGCCGAGTGGGCGCCGGCCTACGACGACTTCCGGGCCATCGGCCCCAAGACCGCGGACACGCTGCGCCACGACAGCCACCTGAACATGAcggtcgagctcgaggagccCACGGGCTACCGCCAGATTTGGATCACACTGACGGGCAAGAACGACGCCCGCTTCATccggcgcgccgtcgaggcccaggcGCGGTTCATCGAGGGCTGGAAGGCGACCCAGGACGCCGACTTCCTCAACTACATCACCTTCCAGGCCATGCCGACGCTGCTCTTCCGCCACTCGGtcgacaagggcggcaaCGCGCTGGGCATGGACCGCGAGGGGGGCGACGCCATCCTGTTCCAGATGCAGCACATGGTCCGctccgccgaggccgagagggaggccCGGACGCAGCTCGTCGCCATGCGGAGGGAGCTGAAGGACTACtacgtcgccgagggcatcgacgtcgagtGGGAGTACCTCGGgtacgccgacggcgcccagGACCCCCTGAGCACCTACGGCCCGGAGAACATCCAGCTCCTCAGAGATGTTGCGGCCAAGTACGACCCCGAGCAGGTTTTCCAGAAGAGGGTTCCCGGCGGCTTCAAGATCTCCAACGTTGATTAG